One Canis lupus familiaris isolate Mischka breed German Shepherd chromosome 20, alternate assembly UU_Cfam_GSD_1.0, whole genome shotgun sequence genomic region harbors:
- the FAM174C gene encoding protein FAM174C, whose amino-acid sequence MGPRVLPPPPLLPLLLLLSALLCGAQEAAPPSPRPVQARLSPSPAVTNGSQPGSPHNSTHARPPASPGSSLLRFFYVLTGLSGLAALYFLIRAFRLKKPQRRRYGLLANTDDPTDMASLDSDEEIVFETRNLR is encoded by the exons ATGGGGCCGCGcgtgctgccgccgccgccgctgctgccgctgctgctgctgctgtcggCGCTGCTGTGCGGGGCCCAGGAGGCCGCGCCCCCGTCGCCGCGCCCCGTGCAGGCCAGGCTGTCGCCATCGCCCGCCGTGACGAACGGGAGCCAGCCGGGCTCGCCGCACAACAGCACGCACGCGCGGCCGCCGGCCTCGCCGGGCTCGTCGCTGCTGCGCTTCTTCTACGTGCTCACGGGCCTCAGCGGCCTGGCCGCGCTCTACTTCCTCATCCGGGCGTTCAG GTTGAAGAAGCCGCAGCGGAGGAGGTACGGCCTCCTGGCCAACACCGACGACCCCACGGACATGGCGTCGCTGGACAGCGACGAGGAGATCGTCTTCGAGACCCGGAATCTGAGATG A
- the CIRBP gene encoding cold-inducible RNA-binding protein isoform X5, giving the protein MASDEGKLFVGGLSFDTNEQSLEQVFSKYGQISEVVVVKDRETQRSRGFGFVTFENIDDAKDAMMAMNGKSVDGRQIRVDQAGKSSDNRSRGYRGGSAGGRGFFRGGRGRGRGFSRGGGDRGYGGSRFESRSGGYGGSRDYYSSRSQGGGYGDRSSGGSYRDSYDSYGKSRSKGTVLPGLAVGAQ; this is encoded by the exons ATGGCATCAGATGAAGGCAAGCTCTTCGTTGGAGGGCTCAGTTTTGATACCAATGAGCAGTCGTTGGAGCAGGTTTTCTCAAAATACGGACAGATCTCTGAAG TGGTGGTCGTGAAAGACAGGGAGACCCAGCGATCACGGGGCTTCGGGTTCGTCACCTTTGAGAACATCGACGACGCCAAGGATGCCATGATGGCCATGAACGGGAAG TCTGTGGACGGGCGACAGATCCGGGTAGACCAGGCTGGGAAGTCGTCTGACAACCGATCCCGTGGGTATCGAGGCGGCTCTGCTGGGGGCCGTGGCTTCTTCcgagggggccggggccggggccgtggATTCTCCAGAG GAGGAGGGGACCGAGGCTATGGGGGGAGCCGGTTTGAGTCCAGGAGTGGGGGCTATGGAGGCTCCAGAGACTACTACAGCAG CCGGAGTCAAGGCGGTGGCTATGGTGACCGGAGCTCGGGCGGGTCCTACAGAGACAGCTACGACAGTTACGGTAAGTCACGCTCCAAGGGCACCGTGCTGCCGGGGCTTGCGGTGGGAGCTCAGTAA
- the CIRBP gene encoding cold-inducible RNA-binding protein isoform X6 — MASDEGKLFVGGLSFDTNEQSLEQVFSKYGQISEVVVVKDRETQRSRGFGFVTFENIDDAKDAMMAMNGKSVDGRQIRVDQAGKSSDNRSRGYRGGSAGGRGFFRGGRGRGRGFSRGGGDRGYGGSRFESRSGGYGGSRDYYSSRSQGGGYGDRSSGGSYRDSYDSYATHNE, encoded by the exons ATGGCATCAGATGAAGGCAAGCTCTTCGTTGGAGGGCTCAGTTTTGATACCAATGAGCAGTCGTTGGAGCAGGTTTTCTCAAAATACGGACAGATCTCTGAAG TGGTGGTCGTGAAAGACAGGGAGACCCAGCGATCACGGGGCTTCGGGTTCGTCACCTTTGAGAACATCGACGACGCCAAGGATGCCATGATGGCCATGAACGGGAAG TCTGTGGACGGGCGACAGATCCGGGTAGACCAGGCTGGGAAGTCGTCTGACAACCGATCCCGTGGGTATCGAGGCGGCTCTGCTGGGGGCCGTGGCTTCTTCcgagggggccggggccggggccgtggATTCTCCAGAG GAGGAGGGGACCGAGGCTATGGGGGGAGCCGGTTTGAGTCCAGGAGTGGGGGCTATGGAGGCTCCAGAGACTACTACAGCAG CCGGAGTCAAGGCGGTGGCTATGGTGACCGGAGCTCGGGCGGGTCCTACAGAGACAGCTACGACAGTTACG CTACACACAACGAGTAA